One region of Moraxella sp. ZY210820 genomic DNA includes:
- a CDS encoding PilX N-terminal domain-containing pilus assembly protein: MNIKHQQGSTLIIVLVVLLLITIVGTIAMRGSMLGLRLSTSSQISNILVESSDAAIFNLQDPTKVTARLTAQQMYGHFDVAGNTEDELVFCYLRNQANIFAVNRSSVIGSSKLGTRGYCRANDFATGRDAVVSQVYLRKVIGGASSSGNTFSNMQEGSSVGGGSTSYANMKTMAATVVSIMPTFSSVTQQQIQDCFRRTAMTTVADNVAACFRNLNVPYNVQYAEYQVGTDLENSNLAARRASLAGTTGSSSNATNP; encoded by the coding sequence ATGAATATTAAACATCAACAAGGTTCAACACTCATCATTGTATTGGTAGTATTGTTATTGATTACTATTGTCGGTACGATTGCTATGCGTGGTAGTATGCTCGGTTTACGCTTATCAACCAGTAGCCAAATTAGCAATATTTTAGTTGAAAGTAGCGATGCGGCAATTTTTAACCTACAAGACCCAACCAAAGTTACAGCACGTTTGACTGCACAACAAATGTATGGTCATTTTGATGTGGCAGGAAACACAGAAGATGAGCTGGTATTTTGTTATTTAAGAAACCAAGCCAACATCTTTGCTGTAAACCGTTCGAGTGTGATAGGCTCGTCAAAATTGGGTACACGTGGTTATTGTAGAGCAAATGACTTTGCGACAGGGCGAGATGCCGTAGTATCACAAGTGTACTTACGTAAAGTTATTGGTGGTGCCAGCAGTTCAGGAAATACATTCAGTAATATGCAAGAGGGTAGTAGTGTTGGTGGTGGTTCAACAAGCTATGCTAATATGAAAACGATGGCGGCAACAGTGGTGTCGATTATGCCGACTTTTTCCAGCGTAACGCAACAACAGATTCAAGACTGTTTTAGACGTACTGCAATGACTACTGTGGCGGACAACGTTGCAGCGTGTTTCCGTAATTTAAATGTGCCGTACAATGTGCAATATGCCGAATATCAAGTAGGTACGGATCTGGAAAATAGTAATCTTGCTGCAAGAAGAGCATCCCTCGCTGGTACGACTGGCTCATCGTCAAATGCAACAAACCCATAA